Proteins encoded within one genomic window of Natator depressus isolate rNatDep1 chromosome 1, rNatDep2.hap1, whole genome shotgun sequence:
- the KCTD21 gene encoding BTB/POZ domain-containing protein KCTD21 isoform X1, translating to MKEQYYSQHRDFFIMSEPITLNVGGKLYTTSLSTLTSFPDSMLGAMFSGKMPTKRDSQGNCFIDRDGKVFRYILNFLRTSHLDLPEDFQEMGLLRREADFYQVQPLIEALQEKEVELSKAEKNAMLNITLDQRTQTVHFTVREAPQIYSLSSSNMEVFSAHIFSTSSLFLKLLGSRLYYCFNGNLSSISSYLQDPNHLTLDWVATVEGLPEEEYTRQNLKRLWVVPANKQINSFQVFVEEVLKIAMSDGFCVDSSHPHASDFMNNKIIRLIRYK from the coding sequence tattatTCCCAGCATCGTGACTTTTTCATCATGTCAGAACCTATAACTCTCAATGTTGGAGGAAAACTGTACACCACTTCCCTGTCTACCCTGACTAGTTTTCCAGACTCCATGCTGGGTGCCATGTTCAGTGGAAAGATGCCAACCAAGAGGGATAGCCAAGGCAACTGCTTCATTGACAGAGATGGCAAAGTGTTCCGCTACATCCTGAACTTCTTGAGAACTTCCCACCTGGACCTCCCTGAAGACTTCCAGGAAATGGGCTTGCTACGACGGGAGGCAGATTTTTATCAGGTCCAGCCACTGATTGAAGCGTTgcaagagaaggaggtggagcTCTCCAAAGCTGAGAAGAACGCCATGCTCAACATCACCTTGGATCAGAGGACACAGACAGTTCATTTCACTGTTCGGGAAGCGCCCCAGATCTACAGCCTGTCTTCCTCCAACATGGAAGTATTTAGCGCCCACATATTCAGCACGTCATCTCTGTTCTTGAAGCTCCTGGGTTCCAGACTTTACTATTGCTTCAATGGCAACCTGTCTTCAATATCCAGCTACCTGCAGGACCCCAATCACTTGACCTTGGATTGGGTCGCGACTGTGGAAGGCCTGCCAGAAGAGGAGTACACTAGACAGAACTTAAAGAGACTTTGGGTGGTACCAGCTAATAAGCAAATTAATAGCTTCCAGGTATTTGTAGAAgaggtgctaaaaatagccatgagtGATGGATTTTGTGTGGATTCCTCCCACCCGCATGCCTCTGATTTCATGAATAATAAGATTATTCGACTAATTCGGTACAAGTAG
- the ALG8 gene encoding dolichyl pyrophosphate Glc1Man9GlcNAc2 alpha-1,3-glucosyltransferase isoform X1, protein MAAAAGGCWFLALALGVSLLKCLLIPTYHSTDFEVHRNWLAITHNLPVSQWYYEATSEWTLDYPPFFAWFEYALSHVAKYFDQEMLLIQNLNYSSHATVFFQRLSVIFTDILFVYAAHECCRCVNRKRPGKELLEKPMFVLAVLLLWNFGLLIVDHIHFQYNGFLCGLMLLSVARLFQKRHLEGALLFAVLLHFKHIYIYVAPAYCVYLLRSYCFTANKADGSLEWSSFSFLRITLLGLIVCLVSALSLGPFAVLGQLPQVISRLFPFKRGLCHAYWAPNFWALYNAVDKTLAVVGIKYKFLDPEKIPKASMTGGLVQEFQHTVLPSVTPLATLIFTFISILPSVFCLWFKPQGPRGFLQCLILCALSSFMFGWHVHEKAILLTILPLSLLSVESPKHAGIYLTLTTTGHFSLFPLLFTPPEITTKILLMLLFTVYSFSSLRALFRKEGPLLNWLETIYLIELVPLEIFCEIVFPLTPWKLKFPFIPLLLTSVYCALGITYAWLKLYVSVLTESVTVRQKAE, encoded by the exons atggcggcggcggcgggcggtTGCTGGTTCCTGGCTCTGGCGCTCGGGGTTTCCCTTCTCAAATGTCTCCTCATACCGACCTA TCATTCCACAGATTTTGAAGTACATAGAAACTGGCTTGCCATCACTCACAATTTACCAGTTTCTCAGTGGTACTATGAA gCAACTTCTGAGTGGACCTTGGATTATCCTCCGTTCTTTGCTTGGTTTGAATATGCACTTTCACACGTTGCCAAATACTTTGACCAGGAAATGCTGCTTATCCAAAATTTGAACTACTCCAGTCATGCAACAGTCTTCTTCCAAAGACTTTCTGTCATTTTTACAGATATTCTCTTTGTGTATGCAGCCCATGA ATGCTGCAGATGTGTAAATAGGAAACGACCTGGAAAAGAACTTCTGGAGAAACCAATGTTTGTTCTTGCTGTTTTGCTCTTATGGAACTTTGGCTTATTAATTGTGGATC ATATTCACTTTCAGTACAATGGCTTTTTATGTGGATTGATGCTTCTTTCTGTTGCTCGATTATTTCAG aaaaggcATTTGGAGGGTGCTCTTCTTTTTGCTGTTCTCCTGCATTTCAAACACATCTACATCTATGTAGCCCCAGCCTATTGTGTATATTTGCTACGATCCTATTGTTTCACTGCAAATAAGGCAG ATGGATCCCTCGAGTGGAGCAGCTTCAGCTTTCTTCGCATTACTTTGCTGGGATTGATTGTCTGCCTTGTTTCTGCTCTTTCATTGGGACCCTTTGCAGTTCTG GGCCAACTGCCTCAAGTCATTTCACGGCTTTTCCCTTTCAAGAGAGGCCTCTGCCATGCTTATTGGGCCCCTAATTTTTGGGCTTTGTACAATGCAGTGGACAAAACCTTAGCAGTTGTTG GTATAAAATATAAATTCCTTGATCCTGAAAAGATTCCTAAAGCCTCAATGACGGGTGGATTGGTTCAAGAATTCCAGCACACCGTCCTTCCTTCTGTGACTCCACTAGCAACACTAATTTTTACCTTCATCTCCATATTG CCCTCTGTTTTCTGTCTTTGGTTTAAACCCCAAGGGCCCAGAGGCTTTCTTCAATGCCTGATACTTTGTGCACTGAGCTCGTTCATGTTTGGCTGGCATGTGCATGAAAAAGCAATACTCCTCACTATTCTTCCTTTGAG CTTGTTGTCTGTggagagcccaaaacatgctggCATTTATCTGACTCTGACAACTACAGGACATTTTTCACTCTTCCCATTGCTGTTTACTCCACCAG AAATCACAACTAAAATACTGCTCATGCTGCTGTTCACAGTTTATAGCTTCTCTTCACTGAGGGCTCTGTTCAG aaAAGAGGGGCCTCTGCTTAACTGGCTGGAAACTATCTACCTCATTGAACTGGTGCCTCTGGAAATCTTTTGTGAAATTGTGTTTCCTTTGACCCCTTGGAAACTGAAGTTCCCTTTTATCCCTTTGTTGCTTACTTCTGTATACTGTGCTCTAGGCATCACATATGCTTGGCTCAAACTGTATGTCTCTGTCTTGACTGAATCGGTAACTGTCAGACAGAAGGCAGAATAA
- the ALG8 gene encoding dolichyl pyrophosphate Glc1Man9GlcNAc2 alpha-1,3-glucosyltransferase isoform X2: protein MAAAAGGCWFLALALGVSLLKCLLIPTYHSTDFEVHRNWLAITHNLPVSQWYYEATSEWTLDYPPFFAWFEYALSHVAKYFDQEMLLIQNLNYSSHATVFFQRLSVIFTDILFVYAAHECCRCVNRKRPGKELLEKPMFVLAVLLLWNFGLLIVDHIHFQYNGFLCGLMLLSVARLFQKRHLEGALLFAVLLHFKHIYIYVAPAYCVYLLRSYCFTANKADGSLEWSSFSFLRITLLGLIVCLVSALSLGPFAVLGQLPQVISRLFPFKRGLCHAYWAPNFWALYNAVDKTLAVVGIKYKFLDPEKIPKASMTGGLVQEFQHTVLPSVTPLATLIFTFISILPSVFCLWFKPQGPRGFLQCLILCALSSFMFGWHVHEKAILLTILPLSLLSVESPKHAGIYLTLTTTGHFSLFPLLFTPPEKRGLCLTGWKLSTSLNWCLWKSFVKLCFL from the exons atggcggcggcggcgggcggtTGCTGGTTCCTGGCTCTGGCGCTCGGGGTTTCCCTTCTCAAATGTCTCCTCATACCGACCTA TCATTCCACAGATTTTGAAGTACATAGAAACTGGCTTGCCATCACTCACAATTTACCAGTTTCTCAGTGGTACTATGAA gCAACTTCTGAGTGGACCTTGGATTATCCTCCGTTCTTTGCTTGGTTTGAATATGCACTTTCACACGTTGCCAAATACTTTGACCAGGAAATGCTGCTTATCCAAAATTTGAACTACTCCAGTCATGCAACAGTCTTCTTCCAAAGACTTTCTGTCATTTTTACAGATATTCTCTTTGTGTATGCAGCCCATGA ATGCTGCAGATGTGTAAATAGGAAACGACCTGGAAAAGAACTTCTGGAGAAACCAATGTTTGTTCTTGCTGTTTTGCTCTTATGGAACTTTGGCTTATTAATTGTGGATC ATATTCACTTTCAGTACAATGGCTTTTTATGTGGATTGATGCTTCTTTCTGTTGCTCGATTATTTCAG aaaaggcATTTGGAGGGTGCTCTTCTTTTTGCTGTTCTCCTGCATTTCAAACACATCTACATCTATGTAGCCCCAGCCTATTGTGTATATTTGCTACGATCCTATTGTTTCACTGCAAATAAGGCAG ATGGATCCCTCGAGTGGAGCAGCTTCAGCTTTCTTCGCATTACTTTGCTGGGATTGATTGTCTGCCTTGTTTCTGCTCTTTCATTGGGACCCTTTGCAGTTCTG GGCCAACTGCCTCAAGTCATTTCACGGCTTTTCCCTTTCAAGAGAGGCCTCTGCCATGCTTATTGGGCCCCTAATTTTTGGGCTTTGTACAATGCAGTGGACAAAACCTTAGCAGTTGTTG GTATAAAATATAAATTCCTTGATCCTGAAAAGATTCCTAAAGCCTCAATGACGGGTGGATTGGTTCAAGAATTCCAGCACACCGTCCTTCCTTCTGTGACTCCACTAGCAACACTAATTTTTACCTTCATCTCCATATTG CCCTCTGTTTTCTGTCTTTGGTTTAAACCCCAAGGGCCCAGAGGCTTTCTTCAATGCCTGATACTTTGTGCACTGAGCTCGTTCATGTTTGGCTGGCATGTGCATGAAAAAGCAATACTCCTCACTATTCTTCCTTTGAG CTTGTTGTCTGTggagagcccaaaacatgctggCATTTATCTGACTCTGACAACTACAGGACATTTTTCACTCTTCCCATTGCTGTTTACTCCACCAG aaAAGAGGGGCCTCTGCTTAACTGGCTGGAAACTATCTACCTCATTGAACTGGTGCCTCTGGAAATCTTTTGTGAAATTGTGTTTCCTTTGA
- the KCTD21 gene encoding BTB/POZ domain-containing protein KCTD21 isoform X2, translating to MSEPITLNVGGKLYTTSLSTLTSFPDSMLGAMFSGKMPTKRDSQGNCFIDRDGKVFRYILNFLRTSHLDLPEDFQEMGLLRREADFYQVQPLIEALQEKEVELSKAEKNAMLNITLDQRTQTVHFTVREAPQIYSLSSSNMEVFSAHIFSTSSLFLKLLGSRLYYCFNGNLSSISSYLQDPNHLTLDWVATVEGLPEEEYTRQNLKRLWVVPANKQINSFQVFVEEVLKIAMSDGFCVDSSHPHASDFMNNKIIRLIRYK from the coding sequence ATGTCAGAACCTATAACTCTCAATGTTGGAGGAAAACTGTACACCACTTCCCTGTCTACCCTGACTAGTTTTCCAGACTCCATGCTGGGTGCCATGTTCAGTGGAAAGATGCCAACCAAGAGGGATAGCCAAGGCAACTGCTTCATTGACAGAGATGGCAAAGTGTTCCGCTACATCCTGAACTTCTTGAGAACTTCCCACCTGGACCTCCCTGAAGACTTCCAGGAAATGGGCTTGCTACGACGGGAGGCAGATTTTTATCAGGTCCAGCCACTGATTGAAGCGTTgcaagagaaggaggtggagcTCTCCAAAGCTGAGAAGAACGCCATGCTCAACATCACCTTGGATCAGAGGACACAGACAGTTCATTTCACTGTTCGGGAAGCGCCCCAGATCTACAGCCTGTCTTCCTCCAACATGGAAGTATTTAGCGCCCACATATTCAGCACGTCATCTCTGTTCTTGAAGCTCCTGGGTTCCAGACTTTACTATTGCTTCAATGGCAACCTGTCTTCAATATCCAGCTACCTGCAGGACCCCAATCACTTGACCTTGGATTGGGTCGCGACTGTGGAAGGCCTGCCAGAAGAGGAGTACACTAGACAGAACTTAAAGAGACTTTGGGTGGTACCAGCTAATAAGCAAATTAATAGCTTCCAGGTATTTGTAGAAgaggtgctaaaaatagccatgagtGATGGATTTTGTGTGGATTCCTCCCACCCGCATGCCTCTGATTTCATGAATAATAAGATTATTCGACTAATTCGGTACAAGTAG
- the NDUFC2 gene encoding NADH dehydrogenase [ubiquinone] 1 subunit C2, whose amino-acid sequence MVFLPDESRGLPPPPILNRNSVWLGLVGWATALVDNAFNRRPVIRAGVHRQVLYATVGWCVGYYISKRADYIHAKLDRDLMEYIRQHPEDFKEKDKKILAEVLEDFHPIR is encoded by the exons ATGGTGTTCTTGCCAGACGAGTCGCGGGGGCTGCCCCCGCCGCCCATCCTGAACAGGAACTCGGTGTGGCTGGGCCTGGTGGGCTGGGCGACGGCGCTCGTGGACAACGCCTTCAACCGGCGCCCGGTCATACGAGCTg GAGTACACCGTCAGGTCCTGTATGCCACTGTGGGCTGGTGTGTTGGATATTATATCAGTAAACGTGCAGACTATATTCATGCTAAACTGGACAGAGATCTGATGGAATACATTAGGCAACATCCGGAAGATTTTAAGGAAAAAG ATAAGAAAATCCTAGCTGAGGTGCTGGAGGACTTCCATCCAATTCGCTGA
- the ALG8 gene encoding dolichyl pyrophosphate Glc1Man9GlcNAc2 alpha-1,3-glucosyltransferase isoform X3: MAAAAGGCWFLALALGVSLLKCLLIPTYHSTDFEVHRNWLAITHNLPVSQWYYEATSEWTLDYPPFFAWFEYALSHVAKYFDQEMLLIQNLNYSSHATVFFQRLSVIFTDILFVYAAHECCRCVNRKRPGKELLEKPMFVLAVLLLWNFGLLIVDHIHFQYNGFLCGLMLLSVARLFQKRHLEGALLFAVLLHFKHIYIYVAPAYCVYLLRSYCFTANKADGSLEWSSFSFLRITLLGLIVCLVSALSLGPFAVLGQLPQVISRLFPFKRGLCHAYWAPNFWALYNAVDKTLAVVGTVNYLNDGWIGSRIPAHRPSFCDSTSNTNFYLHLHIGPRGFLQCLILCALSSFMFGWHVHEKAILLTILPLSLLSVESPKHAGIYLTLTTTGHFSLFPLLFTPPEITTKILLMLLFTVYSFSSLRALFRKEGPLLNWLETIYLIELVPLEIFCEIVFPLTPWKLKFPFIPLLLTSVYCALGITYAWLKLYVSVLTESVTVRQKAE, from the exons atggcggcggcggcgggcggtTGCTGGTTCCTGGCTCTGGCGCTCGGGGTTTCCCTTCTCAAATGTCTCCTCATACCGACCTA TCATTCCACAGATTTTGAAGTACATAGAAACTGGCTTGCCATCACTCACAATTTACCAGTTTCTCAGTGGTACTATGAA gCAACTTCTGAGTGGACCTTGGATTATCCTCCGTTCTTTGCTTGGTTTGAATATGCACTTTCACACGTTGCCAAATACTTTGACCAGGAAATGCTGCTTATCCAAAATTTGAACTACTCCAGTCATGCAACAGTCTTCTTCCAAAGACTTTCTGTCATTTTTACAGATATTCTCTTTGTGTATGCAGCCCATGA ATGCTGCAGATGTGTAAATAGGAAACGACCTGGAAAAGAACTTCTGGAGAAACCAATGTTTGTTCTTGCTGTTTTGCTCTTATGGAACTTTGGCTTATTAATTGTGGATC ATATTCACTTTCAGTACAATGGCTTTTTATGTGGATTGATGCTTCTTTCTGTTGCTCGATTATTTCAG aaaaggcATTTGGAGGGTGCTCTTCTTTTTGCTGTTCTCCTGCATTTCAAACACATCTACATCTATGTAGCCCCAGCCTATTGTGTATATTTGCTACGATCCTATTGTTTCACTGCAAATAAGGCAG ATGGATCCCTCGAGTGGAGCAGCTTCAGCTTTCTTCGCATTACTTTGCTGGGATTGATTGTCTGCCTTGTTTCTGCTCTTTCATTGGGACCCTTTGCAGTTCTG GGCCAACTGCCTCAAGTCATTTCACGGCTTTTCCCTTTCAAGAGAGGCCTCTGCCATGCTTATTGGGCCCCTAATTTTTGGGCTTTGTACAATGCAGTGGACAAAACCTTAGCAGTTGTTGGTACAGTAAACTA CCTCAATGACGGGTGGATTGGTTCAAGAATTCCAGCACACCGTCCTTCCTTCTGTGACTCCACTAGCAACACTAATTTTTACCTTCATCTCCATATTG GGCCCAGAGGCTTTCTTCAATGCCTGATACTTTGTGCACTGAGCTCGTTCATGTTTGGCTGGCATGTGCATGAAAAAGCAATACTCCTCACTATTCTTCCTTTGAG CTTGTTGTCTGTggagagcccaaaacatgctggCATTTATCTGACTCTGACAACTACAGGACATTTTTCACTCTTCCCATTGCTGTTTACTCCACCAG AAATCACAACTAAAATACTGCTCATGCTGCTGTTCACAGTTTATAGCTTCTCTTCACTGAGGGCTCTGTTCAG aaAAGAGGGGCCTCTGCTTAACTGGCTGGAAACTATCTACCTCATTGAACTGGTGCCTCTGGAAATCTTTTGTGAAATTGTGTTTCCTTTGACCCCTTGGAAACTGAAGTTCCCTTTTATCCCTTTGTTGCTTACTTCTGTATACTGTGCTCTAGGCATCACATATGCTTGGCTCAAACTGTATGTCTCTGTCTTGACTGAATCGGTAACTGTCAGACAGAAGGCAGAATAA